A window of the Gossypium hirsutum isolate 1008001.06 chromosome A03, Gossypium_hirsutum_v2.1, whole genome shotgun sequence genome harbors these coding sequences:
- the LOC107886623 gene encoding formin-like protein 4, with translation MAVMFQTLISLNLLLVFFISVLPFSSSQSSPQNIEVFFPTQTPPPTPQPISPPPPLRPPESPPPLPPPSSSSSSGDDDNSTIAKAVAATAGSTIVIAAVFFFCIRRYVLAQRKSERVGDSSQGGQPRVPPDEFARVNGNIKGLIVDENGLDVLYWRQLQNGDNKIEFRQEVLHVPKDEEEGGGGMVRKGSRSKKVEPANEIPLLRGKSSTSHVPPPDDDDSSENMGPLTPPPSHGIVLKAVEKREAPVQSKFVPPPPPLPIQSNKSPVTPQPPPPPPPPNRTPAPPPPPSNRVGGSTTSSKPPPAARDKSSMSKPGESSGDGENNQVKLKPLHWDKVNKKNADHSMVWDKINGGSFKFDDDLMEALFGYVATNRKSPTGDSSSKNTKSVNNGSPSQIMVLDARKSQNIAIVLKSLALSRRELLDALNEGQGLEADTLEKLMRIAPTEEEQSQILDFDGDPTRLADADSFLFHILKALPSAFTRLNAMQFRSNYDLEILHMKESLQALELGCKELHSQRLFLKLLEAILKAGNRMNAGTARGNAQAFNLTSLLKLSDVKSTDGKTTLLHFVVEEVVRSEGKKCFISRSHSLSRSSSRSSSSISGNSTSKEDREKEYVTVGLPVVGGLSAEFTNVKKAAAIDFKIFSGTCSALAARVAEIKQLVLHCMADGKGGFVQEMKGFINDAEEELKVIREEQKRVMDVVKRTTEYYQAGASKDPFQVFVIVKDFLAMVDQVCVEIARNQQRRKSSTANYGSQSPNSQESRTKMRFPVLPANFMADKSRSNSVNSDADS, from the exons ATGGCTGTCATGTTTCAGACATTGATTTCTCTCAACCTGTTGCTTGTGTTTTTCATCTCTGTCTTACCTTTCTCTTCTTCCCAATCTTCTCCTCAAAATATTGAAGTTTTCTTCCCTACTCAAACTCCACCGCCTACCCCTCAACCCATCTCACCGCCACCTCCACTAAGACCACCAGAGTCACCACCGCCACTGCCACcaccatcatcatcttcatcttcagGGGATGACGACAATAGTACTATTGCAAAGGCAGTGGCTGCGACAGCCGGAAGCACTATTGTTATTGCCGCAGTATTCTTCTTTTGCATCAGAAGATATGTTCTTGCTCAGCGCAAAAGCGAGAGAGTTGGGGATAGTTCCCAAGGAGGTCAGCCGAGGGTTCCACCAGATGAGTTCGCTAGAGTTAATGGCAACATAAAGGGTTTAATTGTAGATGAAAACGGTTTGGATGTTCTTTATTGGAGACAGCTTCAGAACGGAGATAACAAAATTGAGTTCCGCCAAGAGGTTCTgcatgttccaaaggatgaagAAGAAGGTGGTGGTGGAATGGTTAGAAAAGGAAGTCGAAGCAAGAAGGTAGAGCCTGCCAATGAAATTCCTTTGCTTCGTGGGAAATCTTCGACATCCCACGTTCCACCTCCTGATGATGATGATTCAAGTGAAAATATGGGTCCTTTAACTCCTCCACCTTCTCATGGGATTGTGTTAAAAGCTGTCGAGAAAAGGGAAGCTCCGGTTCAATCAAAATTTGTGCCTCCACCACCTCCATTACCGATTCAAAGCAATAAAAGTCCAGTGACACCACAGCCTCCACCTCCACCGCCTCCACCTAATAGAACTCCAGCGCCACCACCGCCACCTTCTAATAGAGTGGGTGGTTCAACTACGTCCTCGAAACCTCCGCCAGCAGCCAGAGATAAGTCCAGTATGAGTAAACCAGGGGAGTCTTCTGGAGATGGTGAGAATAATCAGGTGAAATTGAAGCCATTGCACTGGGATAAGGTGAACAAGAAAAATGCTGATCATTCCATGGTGTGGGACAAAATCAATGGCGGGTCTTTTAA GTTTGATGATGATCTTATGGAAGCTTTATTTGGATATGTAGCAACAAATAGGAAATCCCCTACTGGTGATAGTAGCTCAAAGAACACAAAGAGTGTTAACAATGGCTCACCATCACAAATCATGGTTCTGGACGCTCGAAAATCACAGAACATAGCAATTGTGCTCAAATCTCTAGCTCTCTCTCGTAGAGAACTCCTTGATGCCCTCAATGAAGGCCAAGGTCTTGAAGCAGATACTCTTGAAAAGCTCATGAGAATTGCCCCCACTGAAGAAGAACAGTCCCAAATCCTTGATTTTGATGGTGATCCAACAAGACTTGCTGATGCTGATTCCTTTTTGTTTCACATTTTAAAAGCTCTTCCCTCAGCCTTCACGCGCCTGAATGCCATGCAGTTTAGATCAAACTATGACTTGGAAATTCTCCACATGAAGGAGTCTTTACAAGCTCTAGAATTAGGGTGCAAGGAGCTTCATTCTCAACGACTGTTTTTGAAACTCCTCGAAGCAATACTGAAGGCCGGCAATCGCATGAATGCCGGAACTGCCAGAGGCAATGCTCAAGCCTTTAACCTTACGTCACTGCTTAAGCTCTCAGACGTTAAAAGCACCGACGGAAAGACTACTCTACTTCACTTTGTGGTGGAAGAAGTAGTCCGGTCTGAGGGAAAGAAATGCTTTATCAGCAGAAGTCATAGCCTGAGCCGCAGCAGCAGCCGAAGCAGCAGTAGCATCTCTGGCAATTCGACATCAAAAGAGGATAGAGAGAAGGAATATGtaacggtgggattaccagtggTAGGAGGCCTCAGTGCTGAGTTCACCAACGTGAAGAAAGCAGCCGCCAtagatttcaaaatattttcagGCACTTGCTCGGCTCTTGCTGCTCGTGTAGCAGAAATCAAGCAGCTTGTATTGCACTGTATGGCTGATGGAAAAGGGGGATTCGTGCAAGAAATGAAAGGGTTTATCAATGATGCCGAAGAGGAACTGAAGGTTATAAGAGAAGAGCAAAAAAGAGTGATGGATGTTGTAAAAAGAACAACAGAGTATTATCAAGCAGGGGCTTCTAAGGATCCTTTCCAAGTATTCGTAATAGTTAAGGACTTCCTAGCCATGGTCGACCAAGTCTGCGTCGAAATAGCTAGGAACCAACAAAGGAGGAAGTCATCAACTGCAAATTATGGATCACAATCACCAAATTCACAAGAATCAAGAACCAAGATGAGGTTCCCGGTTTTGCCAGCAAATTTCATGGCAGACAAGTCCAGGAGCAATTCTGTCAACTCGGACGCAGATTCATGA